The genomic segment GGTGGCTAAATCCGACTGTAGCATGTTACCATCTGTTAGAGTACCTGAGGTGAGAACACATTGTAATTCTCTTTGAACGATACCTTTAGAACCTTCTCTCATCTCTTTAGCTAACATCGATTCACGCTGATCGACTTTGGCCACTTTATAACCGTATTGAATAAACTGAGAAGCCCAATAGTCAAATGACATCTCCGGAATTCCTGCCAATTGCATGTTAGCCCTACCGCCTCCGGCTATTCTCCAATCAAATAAGTTATTGGCTAATGCTGCATCCTTTTCATATAGTTCGAAGAATTTACCCTTTTTAAAGAATACGATACAATCCCACATCGATGATTTGATTTCCCAATattgtttttcaaatggtgTAAATTTAGACCATGCTGACGATGGAATATATAAGGTACGTGGATCATATTCTGGATCATCCTTAGGCCTACGTTGAGCATCACGCACATCCACGAGCCATTGATACCTCTCTTCGTTCTGTTTGTTAAAAGCTGAATGCTTTGGtggagatgaagatttaacAGGCGGTTTCTTGGGAGGTAGGCGAGTTGGTGCCCTTTTAACCTCCACTTTTGCCTTGGGTTTCTTTGCTAAGCTTaatatttcatcatcgtcatcgtcatcgtcattatTATCGTTATCATTGTTCTCCTCGATACCATCGTCAATGAAATCAGactcttcttcactttgATCCTTAGGAACATaagtatcttcatcatctgatAGAACTTTAgatctttttcttccttttggattttcctcattatcttcttcctcatcatcatcttccgTATAGCTTACATTCTTTCTTCGCCTCTTAAAGGGAGTTTCAGTTTCctgatcatcatcattgatAATGTGACTTGAACCTTCGGTAGATTCATTAGTCTCTCGAGATGGTCCTGGGGTCAAATTATTAGTTGCTTCtgttttattattatttttactAGTTGCAGGTTCATTAGCTGTGACCAAAGaatcttcctcttcttggCCTACGAACAACAGTTTATTACTTGAACTTTTCTTGATTGATTCACTAACATTTGGTGATTGATGGTCGGTTGATCCAGCAGCTTTAGCACTTTTCGTCTTTTGAGCAGTTGGACTTGGTGTTGAAGGttgttttgaaaagaatgaaagCAATGTAGTttgcttcatcttcttttgagACGAGCCAGGACCCTTTGGAGTCGTTGATGTCATTGTTTACCGATAACAGGTCCCCTGGATTGGTATTATTCTTTGAGCAAAAGTCTtattattcaatttcagaCTTGAATATAAGAATATTTAAGGTCCTTTATACTCTCTCAGTCGTGATGAGCTGAAATTTTAACGCGTCGCGTCAGTCGCGCCAAATGAAATaaagtaaaataaaataaaataaaataaaaaaaatagagTAAAATAATATTCAGTGCaagaaaatattaataCAAAAGTTCCAAAAGGGCAGCTATCTAACCTGGATTGTCATCtagaattttttgaaactttttattatttttttgttcGAGGAAAAACTGTGTAAAAATGAATATGTTTCTGGTGATGAATACTGCGACACTTTGAATATtagaaattaaaaatgcCATATTTTGAGAATAAAATGTTTGAATTGCCATATATTGCTTTGAATTAATTTTTGGTTCATGAGCTAATGCAAATTTTGAAGTGTATAAGTTAAGAGTCTGCTCATCTCGAAGCTCAATTCTGTCGCACGGACACAACGACACACTGACACCTAGTGCGATATAAGGAACTACTGTACTTATAAATAAGATTAATCACCCTCGAATGAACCGAAGAACCCAGGTTGATGGTTCCAGTTTTCTTGCACATGGGTCACGTTCACGGTATTCTCAGCTATACgtttgaagaagagttaGCGAGGTAAAGACAACTATACTAGCCAAAGTGGTAGTACAATACGCAATGTCTTTGGTTAAGCCTCTAAGACTGTTACTGTTAGGAGCACCAGGCTCTGGTAAAGGTACTCAAACTTCAAGActactgaagaagatacCTCAATTGCATTCCATATCATCGGGCGATCTTCTACGCCAAGAGGTTAAGAATAAAAGTGAAATCGGATCGATTGCATCCAGTTACATCTCTCAAGGTAAACTGCTACCAGATGATTTGATGGCAAAACTAGTTGTTACAAACTTGAAGCAATCAGGATGGTTATCACCAGATGCAACCTGGTTGTTAGATGGATTCCCCAGAACCTCTATTCAAGCTGAAATCTTGAATAACGATTTACAGAATTACAAGGCTGAATTAAACTTGGTGGTGGAATTAGACGTTCCAGAGAGTGTTATCCTCGAGAGAATCGAAAACAGGTTCGTTCATGTGCCCAGTGGCAGAGTCTATAATTTACAGTACAACCCACCCAAGGTTCCGGGAAAAGATGATGTTACCGGTGAATCCCTAACAAAGAGATCTGATGATACTGCTGAAGTGTTTGGTAAACGCCTACAACAGTACAAATCGACTCTTGCACCATTGAAAGAATACTACGCAAATAAAGGTATTTTGGAAACTGTCTCTGGTGAAACCTCAGATATAATCTTCCCCAAACTTTACGATTTGGTTAAACGTAAGTTTGGAGCTCATTAGGCGTCATATAACGCATATTCTTATacatatttcttttttagTCAAGTTTGTTTTAAGctcgatgagatgagctctTGTTTTTTAATCAACATCGGTCTTGAAAGTACATACTAATATTAATAACAACTTAGTTTTACAAGCAAAGTAGAGGGATACGGCCCTTTGGGAAGctcaaatatttttgacATTGTTGGAAATGAAGTTCTTTATCGATGATTTGCCGGTTCTGTTTCCCTACCCCAAAATCTATCCAGAACAGTATCACTATATGTGTGATCTTAAGAGAACTTTGGATAGTGGAGGTAATAGCATTTTAGAAATGCCTTCAGGTACTGGTAAGACTGTCTCCCTGTTGTCGTTGACGATAGCATACCAAATGCACTATCCAGAACATAGAAAGATTATCTATTGTTCACGTACCATGTCAGAGATTGAAAAGGCACTagtagaattggaaaatttaatgGATTATAGAACAAAGGAGTTAGGTTATCGTGAAGATTTCCGGGGGCTTGGATTAACATCTAGAAAGAATTTATGTCTGCATCCTCAAGTCAGTAAGGAAAGAAATGGTACTCTGGTGGATGAAAAATGTCGCCGTATGACTAACGGTCAAGCTAAGCATAAACAAGAAGCAGACCCTGATGCAAAAGTGGAACTTTGTGACTACCATGAAAATCTTTACAACTATCAGGTGGAAGATTATTTACCCAAGGGCGTTTTCTCATTTGAGAAGCTCATAAGGTATTGTGAAGAGAGAACTCTATGTCCCTATTTTATCGTTCGTAGAATGATCTCCCTCTGcaatattattatttattcGTACCATTATCTTTTAGATCCAAAGATTGCTGAAAGAGTCTCTAATGAGGTATCCAAAGATGGTATCGTCATCTTTGATGAAGCGCATAATATCGATAACGTTTGCATTGAATCATTATCGCTTGATTTAACTAATgatgttttgaaaagggCTACGAAGGGTGCATATGCATTGGAAAATAGAATTGACGAGGTTAGACAAGTAGATGCTCGAAGGTTACAGGATGAATACGATAAATTGGTTCAGGATTTACATGCCGCTGATATATTAGACCAAGAGGAGGAGCCTGCAGTGGAAACTCCGGTTTTATCTCAAGATTTAATTACTGAAGCTATGCCTGGTAACATTAGAAGAGCAGAACATTTCGTatcatttttgaaaagactGATAGAATACTTAAAGACAAGAATGAAGGTCTTGCACGTCATTTCAGAAACACCTAAATCATTTTTGCAACATTTAAAACAACTGACATTCATCGATCGAAAACCTCTAAGATTCTGTGCCGAGCGTCTATCGCTTTTGGTAAGAACCCTAGAAGTTACCGAAATCGAAGATTTCACCGCTTTGAAGGATATTGCTACTTTTGCAACACTGATATCTACTTATGAAAGTGGGTTCTTGTTGATCATTGAACCTTATGAGATTGAAAATGCTGCGGTACCTAATCCAATCATGAGATTTACCTGTCTCGATGCTTCCATAGCTATAAAACctgtttttgaaagattttcATCAGTAATTATCACATCTGGTACCATTTCACCATTAGACATGTATCCAAGgatgttaaattttgataCGGTGTTACAAAAGTCATATGCAATGACATTGGCaaagaaatcatttttGCCCATGATAGTAACAAAGGGGTCTGATCAGGTTGCCATCtcttcaagatttgaaattagaaacGATCCAAGTATTGTTCGTAATTATGGTTCTATGCTTGTGgaatttgcaaaaattaCTCCTGATGGTATGGTGGTATTCTTCCCCTCATATTTATATATGGAAAGCATTATCTCCATGTGGCAAACTATGGGTATATTGGATGAGGTCTGGAAATATAAACTAATTCTTGTAGAAACTCCTGATGCTCAAGAGACTTCGTTGGCTTTAGAGACTTATAGAAAAGCTTGCTCGAATGGTAGAGGTGCGATAATCCTATCTGTTGCTCGTGGTAAAGTTTCAGAAGGTATCGATTTTGATCATCACTACGGTAGAACTGTGCTGATGATTGGTATTCCATTCCAATACACGGAATCCCGTATTTTGAAAGCTAGGCTGGAGTTTTTAAGAGAAAACTATCAAATTAGGGAGAATGATTTTCTATCCTTTGACGCAATGCGTCATGCAGCCCAGTGTCTAGGTAGAGTCTTAAGAGGTAAAGACGATTACGGGGTTATGATTTTAGCAGATCGTAGgttttcaagaaaaagaaatcaattgcCAAAATGGATTTCACAAGGTTTGTCAGATGCTGACTTAAATCTTTCCACCGATATGGCAATCGCCAACGccaaacaatttttgagaacTATGGCTCAATCAACAGATCCAAAGGATCAAGAAGGTGTCTCTGTTTGGAGGCATGAGGAATTGATTAAGTACCAGCAAGAAAAACAGGGCGCCCCTAATAATGGTACAGATTTAATGCATATGGAAGTGGACGTTGAGGGTTAGTTCAAGTTGACTattaaaaattaaaatcaatttaTGTAAATACTCATCTATACTACAAGCACTTTTTATCTTAGATTTTAGTAGACATCTAACTGTTCTGATTATACTTAAGCAACGTTGACCTGAAATGATACTTCCTTATCGGCGTCGAGATATGAATCACAGACGCACCAAAGAGTCAGTTCGTGTTCACCCTGTTGGTTAATCGTGAAATCCAAAGAATAGCTCTGGGTTTCTTTGCTTAGGGAAACTTTCTTCGTAGCGTATAGTTGTTTCGTAGAGATTTCACCTATTACTAACCACCAACTTTCTAGTTTTTCATGGGGATACTTCTCAGAGGTTACCTCAAGCGTTTCCGGTGCTTCATCTCTTGTCAGAGTTACATTCACTTCCCTAGATTCACCTACAGCCAGAGGTTTGCTGTTATCTAAGCTGTATTCTAATTCAATATTGGGGAAATTATTAATAAAATTGGCAACCTTGACCAACTTACGATTATCCATCGTCATGATGGCATCACGTTCGTCGTCCTCCAAGGCCATCACATCGTAGACGGTCTCTACACCCTTTTCTTCGcatttcttcaaaatagATCCATCGAAAAATGGGATTTGTTTCAATGGATTGTCGGTATCCCAGACACCTTGAATTAGCATCTGAGAAATATCCATTCCTGTTGTTGCATTCAAGCATCCGTCACTAGACAAAATATCGATAGCAGAATTAACCAGAGGAACCGCTTTTTGCAAAATTATTTGAACGTCCCATTGAAGTTCTATGGGGAGTAGCATGCGCGAGAAATATGCCTGTAACAACAGCAATACTTTATGGGAAATAGGACCTCCTTCACTATTGGAGGAAATTTTGATTGGCATTTGGTTGCTCAATTTTAGAAGCGTTGACTCATCTTCTGGTCTCAAGGGaagatcttcaaattcagaAGCCCTCGACAACACTTGCAAAATGTCCTTTAAGGTAGAATTGGCTGATAATGAACTGAGTAATGTATGCATAGTGAAAAAGGAAGTATTATGTTGTGAGCTAATTGCGCATGCATTCAATGGAGAAATGATTTCCTCTATATCTTCGTCTGTGTCGCTATCATTGGTACGGAGTTCAATGAAATCGCATTCTTGTAATCCTCGTAAAGTATTCTCTACTAACTCAGTCAAATACGCTGAAATACCATATGCAGATACATCTTTAACGCCATAGAAGCTAGGATTTCCATGAATACGACGATAGAAAAATGTGTAAGCTATCCAATCCACACAATCCTGCTTAGTTTGAATCACAGATGTATTTATTTCAGAGATTAATGCATCATACAAATGGAAGAACATGAAACTTTCAATAGGGAGACCTTCAGATAAAAATTTCTTATAGTaatctttcattttttgaTTTGTGAGAACTAATGCCTGGGTTGTATCATCCTTGGTTTTCCCTTTAGTAGTATTAACCATTTCTAATAACTGATTTGCAGAATAGTCAACATATCGATGCTCCTTTCCCTCATAATATTGAGTTCCTAAAATTACCACTCTATTAGATGGAGGACAATCGTGGCAGCAATCTTTGGTCACCAGCAGAATCGAAAGAGCACCATAATCATACAGTTTTTTGACAACAGCTCTATCTTTAGCATTCATTTCTGCATATATCATACCAATACCATGGGTCAAAGACTTTTTCAAAGCACCATCAGTCACTGCTTTTAGATAGGAATTTAAGtcctcttcctctgctcGGAGCAGATCCAAATTGTTTTCGAAGGCATACTGAATGAAAATCAGACTAGAATCGATACAGCTTTTTCTGCtaggtgaaaaaattaatatGTTGTCGTCTTGATGTTCTTGAGCAAAATCGAAGGCATACTTTGCCATCGGTATGTTTAGGATAGTACTTTGAGTAGTCTCGAAGGCATGCAAATGAATCTCCATAGGATAGAGCTTTTCTTGTGgagagaaattgaaaatattaTTTCTCGATGCACCAATCCATTCTCCCAAATCACGTCCATTGGCAAAGCAGGATCCCAAAGCAACAAATCGGGTTTCTTTTTCGAGCTGTGTTGATATGAAAGTCATCCTTGAAATGATAGTCTCGTAGACAGCACCTGCCATACCATTACTGATTTCTTGTACATCATCGTAAATTGCTAATTCTATCCTCTGAATGTTCCTTCTGTTCCTCCAGCGGCGAGATACTAGATCAAACTGCTCTGGTGTCGCTAGAATCAAATGACTTTGAGCAATGATTCTCAGATTATAATTTAAATCTGAACCCAATTTGTTGACACTTTTTCCACCCGCAAGAGCAGAAAATCTTTCCTTCCAACTTTTTGACAGTTGATCtatttgatattgatgtGGTGAAATGTACAATGCACGTCCCTTATTTTGTCTCCAATGATTGAGTATAGCTAATTCAGCCATGACTGTTTTTCCTGACCCTTTAGATGCTCCTACTAAAACATTGTCATTGGTGGTGTACAAGGGTTGGAATACTTGACTTTGGAACTTGTTAAAATTCTCGTAATCAAAGGCCtttgtaaattcttcattctcCAAATCTGATATTGGCATCAATAACATATCTGCTAGAGGAGTTGGAGCAGGAAACTTTCTGGGGAGACGCAGTGGTTCAAGTCCTATGGAAATCTGGCTTTCACACTGGCACCATCTTTCAGAGAGCAATGTGACAAAGAAGTTTGGCGGTAATTTTTTCTGATGTGCAGGTGTTAGTATCAGAGAGAAATCAATGAAATGTTCTAAGCCGATATATTCTTTTCTAACCAGAAGTACATCGCTGTATAAGATTTGCTCACCGTCATTATCCTCAAGCAGGACTAAAAAGGGCTCAACATTACTATGCAATCTTTCATCCCAGACCCAATCTGGCAAAATTTCTAGTTCAAATCTTAATAAACTTGGAGTAATGGGTTGAATGGCACATTTTGCAGTGAGTTTGGGGAATCTGCGAAACAAATCATAGACTAATTTACCATGCTTCTCTGATCTAATCGCCTGTCCGACTTCTCCTGGTGATTGTAATTCTAAGTAAGTACTCCAAGGCAGAGTGGATGCCTCCGTTCTTCGTATGACTTCCGAAGGACATGTCTTGAATTGCCTTAAAGGTGAATTGGCAATCCACATACGTCTATCAACTGTTTTGCAAAGGTTTAGAAGCATTTTTGTAACatttgaccaatttttcttaaGGCATAATTCATAAACTGCTCTAAACAACCTTCCCGCATTTTGGGTTATAAATACCATATCAGCATTTAACGCGAATCCTTCAAACCTCAGACGTGAAACGTAAGATTGCAGTAAAACGTTCACTTTTGCTAAGGAATCGCTAGCATCTTCTCTTATAGGTATGGGacatttttccaacaatgcctttaattcttgtttTTCCTCTTGCCTAACAGATATGTGTTTGAATTCATCAGAGAGTGATATTACTCTGAATAAATCAATCTGGGTAGAGTGCTGTGTGATTTCTGTGTCATAGACTTGCATCGACGTGTGGTTAATATAAAAATAAGAAGAGATTCTTCCCAGTTCTGTCGCCTCCACATCACCACTTTCAGCATCGTACACTACAAGGTTTTCCTCATGAAGTATTGCCAAGGCAGAATGTATTAATGCTTCGCCGTATTTTAAGGTactttcttccttctcaGGGTCAGGAACTTTGTAAATTTCAGGAGACATCAACATACGCACATAAAGATAAGTATAAGTCAGCCAATCCACACCATGTTTTCTGTTTTGAATATTTCCTGCAACCACCTCGGCGTTCAAATTGTCCACTATTTTGGAAACTAGTTGAGATTCAATAGGTAATTGTTGGTTCAAAACCGCTAGATAAAACTGGACATCTGTTTGAtttgtaataataataccCTCACCAGTCGTATCATATCTGGGTCTACCAGCTCTACCTAGCATTTGGAGCAGATCTTGAGGAGAAAGTGGTTCCCAAGATCCACTTTCTGGAGAATACACATCCGTACCCTTTACTATCACAGTATGAGCGGGTAGATTGACACCCCAAGCCAAAGTGGCGGTAGATACTAGAACTTGCAATAAACCGTCAGCAAATAAGTCTTCGGATAAAGATCTATCAGTTTTTGTTAGGCCTGCATGGtgaattccaattcctGCCCGtataattttcttcaattggcCATCCTGGACATTTTCTGACTCGGTCTCTAGAATTTTACCAGATGCAGGATCAGACTTTCTAATTAGCCCAagattatcattttcagaAAATTTCTCCATTAGCCAAAGTGCCGTTCTTGCCGTCTCCTTCCTTGAGTGTACAAATATGATTACTTGATGTCCCTGTTTAACAGCTTCTAGAGTCTTCTCATGGCATGTCTCGTTCATGGCATttagtttcttcaatgaaCTTTTCTCAGTTACTCCACAGAATTGTTGACTTAATGGACATGGTCTATAAGTGGAATCGAAATAGAACAATCCATTATCTGGGACTCTTAAGAATCTGGAGACATCTTGGTAATTAGGTAAAGTGGCAGAAAGCCCTAATAATCTTGGTGGTTCTTGGAAGGTCTTTGCTTGTAATGCCCTCGATACTATTGCCTCTATCACTGGTCCTCGAGCATCATGCAACAAATGGATTTCGTCAATGATCATTAGGCGGACGGACTGTACAAAAGAGGATTCATCTGCTTTACGAGTAATCACATCCCATTTTTCTGGAGTTGAAATTAGTACCTGTGCTTCTAATAGTTGTTGTCTATTCAGATTTGAATCACCCGTCAATTCTACCACTTTAATACCCAAATATGACAATCTCCTCTGGAATTCAGAAACCTGTTCTTGTACCAAAGCTTTAAGAGGAGCAATGTAGACTaccttgaaatttttagaaGTAAGTCTGCCGGTTTCAACATTGATGTGATTTGAAATGGTTCTTAAAATGGCCATCATAGCTACGTTGGTTTTACCTGCACCAGTAGGGGCACAGAGCAAAACATTATCATCTCTACCAAATGTCACTGGGTAAAGTTTAGATTGAATAGCATTCAGAGATTCTGTCTCTGCTGATGGAAATGCGTTTTGGGCCCAACTAGGGAAAACTGAGATGGGCACCAATTCAATGCCAGCATCGATCTTCTTAGGTGCAGGAATATATATTTCTTCGTAATGAGGTgttaatttcttgtaagAGCCTTCAGGAAGCTGGATTTTTGTGACAGTCATTAGGCGGCTAGATTGATCGAATTTGGCCGCATCCAAATCTATCAGACGAGGAGATTGTTTGGAGTCTGCGACGGTTCTTGGTTTTTTTGGATTTGCATTCATGTCTTCTTCTGAAGAATAAGAATGGCTTCTCTTTAATTCTGGTTTGCCCCTCTGTTCGTATTGCTCTACTAATTCATTCAATCCAAGTTCTGACATTTCTCGGAGAATATCATGTCTCTTAAGCTCTGAACTTTGAGCAAGTCTTATCCCCCAAAGTATCAtatctctttttttcacGAAAAATCCGACCAGTGACAAATACGCAAAATCTAGTAATTGCACCAATTTTGCCTCTAAAGTTTTATCATCTTGGTCCTTTGATAATTCTGCCAATACCATGTTACTTAATGCTTGTACATCTGTAGCCTCTACGTCTTCCATTTCCTTAAGAAGCATTCTTCGcaggaaaaattcatcaacatcttGAATGGTAAAATCCACAAATTTCTTGTCGCTTGAACCTTGGATCATCataatttcattatttttctCTGGTAGTGTCTCGTGTCTTGCCCTCACACCGGAACTCTTTGTAGTtgtcttttcttcatcttcgtcttcattCATCTCTGTTTcctctctttcttcttcttcttcttcttcttcttcttcttcttcttggtcCTCCATTAAAATCGGTACAGCTCTTTCACTATTATTAGAAGAATCTTTATTTGAATGGTAATCTGAGATTTGGCTTGTTAATTTTAACagttcttgaaatttgttaACAGTAATTGTTACACCTAAATCTGATTGTAATCGTCCTCTTTGTACATcaactttaccatcttgaTCCTGTTCCTTGTCCTTCAATGCAAATACCAGTAAATCTGTAGTTTCTACAATAACATCATGCGGTATATCACTCCCCAAAAGATCAGTCACCCAATTAAGAATTCCTTCATAGATTTGCATGTTTGATTCATCACTAGGATAATATTTCAAGCCATAATGGCCATCTAACACACCATTATTCTTTACTTGAGCAGTTGTCTTACGACTCTGATTTTGACGCTTTGGAACATCAACCTCTTTATGGGCTTCTAATTTCTCCTCATCGGGAATATTGTGGTCAGCATTTGCCCCCATGTCCTTAACAGATATTCTCCCTTTCATAGATTTCGGTTGAGATTCTTCAGCATCTCGAATGGGATCACCTCTCTGGTCTAAAAACCTCTTATCGGCCTCTAAAACCTTACTTGACATCT from the Zygosaccharomyces rouxii strain CBS732 chromosome B complete sequence genome contains:
- the ADK2 gene encoding adenylate kinase ADK2 (similar to uniprot|P26364 Saccharomyces cerevisiae YER170W ADK2 Mitochondrial adenylate kinase catalyzes the reversible synthesis of GTP and AMP from GDP and ADP may serve as a back-up for synthesizing GTP or ADP depending on metabolic conditions 3' sequence of ADK2 varies with strain background); translation: MSLVKPLRLLLLGAPGSGKGTQTSRLLKKIPQLHSISSGDLLRQEVKNKSEIGSIASSYISQGKLLPDDLMAKLVVTNLKQSGWLSPDATWLLDGFPRTSIQAEILNNDLQNYKAELNLVVELDVPESVILERIENRFVHVPSGRVYNLQYNPPKVPGKDDVTGESLTKRSDDTAEVFGKRLQQYKSTLAPLKEYYANKGILETVSGETSDIIFPKLYDLVKRKFGAH
- the RAD3 gene encoding TFIIH/NER complex ATP-dependent 5'-3' DNA helicase subunit RAD3 (highly similar to uniprot|P06839 Saccharomyces cerevisiae YER171W RAD3 5' to 3' DNA helicase involved in nucleotide excision repair and transcription subunit of RNA polymerase II transcription initiation factor TFIIH subunit of Nucleotide Excision Repair Factor 3 (NEF3) homolog of human XPD protein), whose protein sequence is MKFFIDDLPVLFPYPKIYPEQYHYMCDLKRTLDSGGNSILEMPSGTGKTVSLLSLTIAYQMHYPEHRKIIYCSRTMSEIEKALVELENLMDYRTKELGYREDFRGLGLTSRKNLCLHPQVSKERNGTLVDEKCRRMTNGQAKHKQEADPDAKVELCDYHENLYNYQVEDYLPKGVFSFEKLIRYCEERTLCPYFIVRRMISLCNIIIYSYHYLLDPKIAERVSNEVSKDGIVIFDEAHNIDNVCIESLSLDLTNDVLKRATKGAYALENRIDEVRQVDARRLQDEYDKLVQDLHAADILDQEEEPAVETPVLSQDLITEAMPGNIRRAEHFVSFLKRLIEYLKTRMKVLHVISETPKSFLQHLKQLTFIDRKPLRFCAERLSLLVRTLEVTEIEDFTALKDIATFATLISTYESGFLLIIEPYEIENAAVPNPIMRFTCLDASIAIKPVFERFSSVIITSGTISPLDMYPRMLNFDTVLQKSYAMTLAKKSFLPMIVTKGSDQVAISSRFEIRNDPSIVRNYGSMLVEFAKITPDGMVVFFPSYLYMESIISMWQTMGILDEVWKYKLILVETPDAQETSLALETYRKACSNGRGAIILSVARGKVSEGIDFDHHYGRTVLMIGIPFQYTESRILKARLEFLRENYQIRENDFLSFDAMRHAAQCLGRVLRGKDDYGVMILADRRFSRKRNQLPKWISQGLSDADLNLSTDMAIANAKQFLRTMAQSTDPKDQEGVSVWRHEELIKYQQEKQGAPNNGTDLMHMEVDVEG
- the BRR2 gene encoding ATP-dependent RNA helicase BRR2 (similar to uniprot|P32639 Saccharomyces cerevisiae YER172C BRR2 RNA-dependent ATPase RNA helicase involved in the facilitation and disruption of snRNA interactions required for disruption of U4/U6 base-pairing in native snRNPs to activate the spliceosome for catalysis), with amino-acid sequence MSKGDNAYEDEKRQKIRELYRHDEMSSKVLEADKRFLDQRGDPIRDAEESQPKSMKGRISVKDMGANADHNIPDEEKLEAHKEVDVPKRQNQSRKTTAQVKNNGVLDGHYGLKYYPSDESNMQIYEGILNWVTDLLGSDIPHDVIVETTDLLVFALKDKEQDQDGKVDVQRGRLQSDLGVTITVNKFQELLKLTSQISDYHSNKDSSNNSERAVPILMEDQEEEEEEEEEEEEREETEMNEDEDEEKTTTKSSGVRARHETLPEKNNEIMMIQGSSDKKFVDFTIQDVDEFFLRRMLLKEMEDVEATDVQALSNMVLAELSKDQDDKTLEAKLVQLLDFAYLSLVGFFVKKRDMILWGIRLAQSSELKRHDILREMSELGLNELVEQYEQRGKPELKRSHSYSSEEDMNANPKKPRTVADSKQSPRLIDLDAAKFDQSSRLMTVTKIQLPEGSYKKLTPHYEEIYIPAPKKIDAGIELVPISVFPSWAQNAFPSAETESLNAIQSKLYPVTFGRDDNVLLCAPTGAGKTNVAMMAILRTISNHINVETGRLTSKNFKVVYIAPLKALVQEQVSEFQRRLSYLGIKVVELTGDSNLNRQQLLEAQVLISTPEKWDVITRKADESSFVQSVRLMIIDEIHLLHDARGPVIEAIVSRALQAKTFQEPPRLLGLSATLPNYQDVSRFLRVPDNGLFYFDSTYRPCPLSQQFCGVTEKSSLKKLNAMNETCHEKTLEAVKQGHQVIIFVHSRKETARTALWLMEKFSENDNLGLIRKSDPASGKILETESENVQDGQLKKIIRAGIGIHHAGLTKTDRSLSEDLFADGLLQVLVSTATLAWGVNLPAHTVIVKGTDVYSPESGSWEPLSPQDLLQMLGRAGRPRYDTTGEGIIITNQTDVQFYLAVLNQQLPIESQLVSKIVDNLNAEVVAGNIQNRKHGVDWLTYTYLYVRMLMSPEIYKVPDPEKEESTLKYGEALIHSALAILHEENLVVYDAESGDVEATELGRISSYFYINHTSMQVYDTEITQHSTQIDLFRVISLSDEFKHISVRQEEKQELKALLEKCPIPIREDASDSLAKVNVLLQSYVSRLRFEGFALNADMVFITQNAGRLFRAVYELCLKKNWSNVTKMLLNLCKTVDRRMWIANSPLRQFKTCPSEVIRRTEASTLPWSTYLELQSPGEVGQAIRSEKHGKLVYDLFRRFPKLTAKCAIQPITPSLLRFELEILPDWVWDERLHSNVEPFLVLLEDNDGEQILYSDVLLVRKEYIGLEHFIDFSLILTPAHQKKLPPNFFVTLLSERWCQCESQISIGLEPLRLPRKFPAPTPLADMLLMPISDLENEEFTKAFDYENFNKFQSQVFQPLYTTNDNVLVGASKGSGKTVMAELAILNHWRQNKGRALYISPHQYQIDQLSKSWKERFSALAGGKSVNKLGSDLNYNLRIIAQSHLILATPEQFDLVSRRWRNRRNIQRIELAIYDDVQEISNGMAGAVYETIISRMTFISTQLEKETRFVALGSCFANGRDLGEWIGASRNNIFNFSPQEKLYPMEIHLHAFETTQSTILNIPMAKYAFDFAQEHQDDNILIFSPSRKSCIDSSLIFIQYAFENNLDLLRAEEEDLNSYLKAVTDGALKKSLTHGIGMIYAEMNAKDRAVVKKLYDYGALSILLVTKDCCHDCPPSNRVVILGTQYYEGKEHRYVDYSANQLLEMVNTTKGKTKDDTTQALVLTNQKMKDYYKKFLSEGLPIESFMFFHLYDALISEINTSVIQTKQDCVDWIAYTFFYRRIHGNPSFYGVKDVSAYGISAYLTELVENTLRGLQECDFIELRTNDSDTDEDIEEIISPLNACAISSQHNTSFFTMHTLLSSLSANSTLKDILQVLSRASEFEDLPLRPEDESTLLKLSNQMPIKISSNSEGGPISHKVLLLLQAYFSRMLLPIELQWDVQIILQKAVPLVNSAIDILSSDGCLNATTGMDISQMLIQGVWDTDNPLKQIPFFDGSILKKCEEKGVETVYDVMALEDDERDAIMTMDNRKLVKVANFINNFPNIELEYSLDNSKPLAVGESREVNVTLTRDEAPETLEVTSEKYPHEKLESWWLVIGEISTKQLYATKKVSLSKETQSYSLDFTINQQGEHELTLWCVCDSYLDADKEVSFQVNVA